GATCCAACGGGTGTTTTTGTTGAATGACATGAAAGCGGCTGACGTAATGACCCCTAGAACAGCGCTGACGTATTTACGCGGTGATTTAACTTTAGCTGAAAGCAAAAGAGAGATTATTTCCTCACAACATACTCGAATTATTGTGATTGAAGACTCTATCGATCAAGTGATTGGAGTAGCATTAAAAGATGAGTTGTTGACGGCAATCATTGAAGGCAAGCGAGAACAAACAGTTGCTAACTTGACCCGGAAAGTTCGTTTTGTTCCTGAGACAGTTCGAGCCGATCAACTACTTAAAAATTTTCAGAAAGCCCGCGAACATTTGGTCGTAGTGGTAGATGAATATGGGGTTGTATCGGGTGTGGTAACACTGGAGGATGTGCTTGAGGTGCTAACGGGTGAAATAGTCGATGAGACTGATCGGATTATTGACTTGCAAGAGATGGCACGCAAGAAGCTAGAAAGGATGCTGCAAGCTAGGGGTTTTAGAAAGTAGAGGGTGGAACGGAAGCTTAGTCAGGTTACCAATAGGTACTCTTATACCTACTAGGAGTCAAACAATTTTAGATAAACCACTAATCCCTAATTAAAGCCATCCTTCTTGTTCCAAGGTTTCAATTAGCTGAAGAGCACGAGGATCGCCGACCCCTAAAAGTGCAGACTTAGCATCTTCCCTGACTCCCAGATCTTCATCTTCGGCAAAGGCTTGAATTAGGGCATCAATTGCAGTGGCATAAACAACATTGGAAGGCAGTTCGCGGCACAATTGTCCGATAGACCAGGCACAGTTACTCCGCACCGCTGCCACGGGGTCTCGCACCAAGGCTTCGATTAACGGGGGAATAGCTCCCAGGACTGCTTCATAACCCACCTCTGACATCTGAGCCAGAGCGCTAGCTGCCCAGAGACGCACTGCAGAAATATCAGTTCTCAACGCTTCTGCAAGTGGTGCTAAAGAGCGGCGATCGCGGCAATTTCCCAAAGCCCAAACAATACCCTTACGCACATAACCATTCCAATCTCGGTTCAGGTGGGTAATTAAAGGCTCTACCGCTTCTGCACTAGGATTCCGTCCAATGCCATAGGCGGCACTAACCCGAACCAACGGGCAAGTATCGGTTAAGAGGCGAATCAGATGGGGGGTAGCCCGTTCATCTTCCAGCTCACAAAAAGCACGCGCCGCCAGCATCCTTTGCTGCGGTTGCGGAGCTTCCAACAGAGCCAGCATTACATTTGGATCTGGCTTTGGCACCTCTGACTCAGCAGTGAGCGACCCTAGATGATCTAAAGGGCTTTCTAGCTCAACTTCGGGGTCTTCGAGTAGGTTCAGGTCGTCTTCGTCATACATAATATTGATAAAGTACCGTATCCTACCGCCATCTACCAGCCTTTAACTGGTCGGCATTGTTTAGGATATCTACACAATGATTTCTCCTCATTCCATCAATGTCTCTGGATAGAGTGGTTTGACCATCCAGAGTGACTGAGTTTGATAGCCCAATTGGTTGTAAAGATTTAATGCATTCTTGTTTGACTGAAAGACTTGAAGACCAATCTGGCGATCGCCCCTTGCCCTCGCCCAGTTTTCCAGATAACGCATCAAAGCTGTGCCAATACCCCGCCGTCGGTGTTCTGGTACTACATAAAGCAGAAAAATGTGAGCATGGCGATCGCCCTGTACCTGATCCACCGCATTTCCTACCCACAGACAAGCCACTATGGAAGGTGAGGAGTGAGGCAATCTTTGATTTTGGCGTAGGAACTTTCCCTCTGCTGCCCCTGCTGCCCCTGCTTCCCCTAATCCCCACTTCGTGGGGGTCCCGAGTTCCCCTGCTTCCCTGCCCAAGAACTCAACCCACCACAGGGGTGTTTCTTTAGAAAAGTATTGCTCGACCGTTCGCGCTAGATGGGAAAAATCCTGTTCTAGAAGAATCTCCTGGTAAGTCCGTTGCATGAACTTTACCAGTAAGGCGCGTTCCAAGCCCGATCCAACCCGAATATAATATCCTGGTAGCAGCTGCTCAGACATTAGAGCTACCTGCCTGAATTTAACTGATGCTAAAACGCGACATTTCTAATGAGAGCAATTCATTAACTGAATCAAATTGAGCGTGCTGCTGAGTCCTTTCTTCCTCAATTGGTGCCGGTGCTGCCATATCGCTGGGCAAAAAGATCCGGGCGCTAACTGCGACGAGAGCGATTAAAAACACTAGCAGCACGAGGAATGGAGCAATATATTGACGAAAAATAGCCATGTTTGTAGCCGTAGGAGCGAGCTGAAGATTTGTTAAATCCTCTTCCATCCTACAACTGCGATGAATCATCATCCAGTCTAGGTCTTGGCACCGCTAACACTTTCGGGTTCCAGGGAGCAAATATTGGCAGTAGCATTAGTCCGGGTATAGCAGCTAGGATGCTAATGATGAAAAACATAGGCCAACCCGTGATTTCTACCAACCTGCCAGCTGGGGCAACCAGGATATCACGGCTGACAGCCATTAGGCTTGAAAGCAAAGCATATTGGGTGGCGGAAAAGCGCTGGTTACAAAGACTCATTAAAAAGGCAACAAAAGCAGCCGTTCCCAGCCCAGCACAAAAATTTTCGATGTTGATAGTCAGGATCATAAACCTATAGTCTCTACCCAACTGAGCTTGGATAAAGTAGGCTAAGTTACTCACAGCTTGTAACCCACCAAAAACCCAAAGCGAGCGATTAATGCCAATTTTGCTCAAAATCACTCCACCAGCTAGCGCACCCACAATCGTGGCGATTAGTCCCATGCCGCCTTGAATCGCTCCAATATCTGTTTGGGTAAAGCCTGTTTGGAGTAAAAACGGTGTGGACATATTATTAACTAAGGCATCGCCCAGTTTATAGAGGACGATGAAAAGCAGAATCAACAAGCCTTGGAGTAAACCCAGCCGTTGGAAAAATTCCCCAAAGGGTAATACTACGGCATCTGCTAGCGACGCGGGTGGGCGATCGCGTTCTTTCGGTTCTGGTGCGACAACAGTGCCAATTATCCCAATCACCATCACGGCTGATATTAACAAGTAAACAGATGGCCAGGAAACTCGATCTGCCAGGATCAGTGCCAAAGAACCAGTGAGTAGCAGTGCAATGCGATAGCCTAAAACGAAAACAGCGGCACCCGCTCCCATTTCCCGTTTTTCTAGGACATCAGCACGATAGGCATCCGCAGCGATGTCTTGAGTGGCACTTAAAAAGGCGATCGCCAAAGCGTTGACGGCTAGAATTTGTAGCGCTTGAGCGGGCCTTTGCAATGCCATCAATGCGATCGCTACCAACAACGTACACTGAATTAGAATCAGCCAACCCCGCCGCCGTCCCAAAAAAGGCAGCGTAAATCGATCCAATAAAGGTGCCCAAATAAACTTCAATGAGTAGGGCAACCCTACCAGGCTGAACAACCCAATGGCTGCCAAATTTACTCCTTCCACCGTCATCCAAGCCTGTAATGTCTTACTAGTTAAGAACAACGGCAAACCCGATGAAACACCCAATAAAAGTAAAGCCGCCATCTTGCGACTTTGAAAAACTTGTAACAGCGATTTCGTTGCTTTCACCGTCAACACGCTCCTCAGCTATTATCACGCTCTTAGCATTTAGTCATCATGCCACAGCTGAGTAGTGGCATATAGCAATCTGTCCTTATTCTTCGTAGCCACAGATACAGAGTTAGGTCAGCACCTAGGTCTTAATTACACTAATGGTCTATCAAGATAATTGTGATGGGCACAAGTAGCGCGTTAGAGAGTTGGAGAGTATTACTACGTTACTCCCTCACCCCTTCACTGACCAGACAATTAGAGTGTGTTGCAGAGCTTCGGCATGTCTGAACCAATTCCTGAATTACTAGATTCAGCGCGGCTTCTGTTTGACTTGCAGCGAGGTAACGAAATTGCCCAGAGCTGCTCTGGCTGTCTTGCGCCAGAGGTAATTGCTCGTCGTGTAACAGATGGTCTGGTGGAAAAATTTGACTGTGCTTTGGCTCGCATCTAGCTGGTAGAAGCCGATCAAACTGCTGTCCGATTGGTCGCTTCCTCTGGCATGTACACTCATATAAACGGCTCGTTTGCCCGAGTGCCAATGGGAGCATACAAAGTCGGAAAAATTGCCCAGAATCGCGTTTCGTTCCTCAGCAATAACTTGGCGGACGAGGCTTGGGTAAAAGACCGACATGACTAGGGTAGAAGGTGAGAACACACGATTACGACATTATTTAGCGAGGTTGCATCGTCAGACGTTGTGTTATTCCAACTCAGTAGAGATGCTGAAACACTCGATTCGATTGCTACTTCACTACTTGAAATTCCGTTCCATCCTAACATTCTCTTGATTCATACTCAATTCAGCAACGCCGATTTTAGTTGTGCCATTTTCATCTGATATACAGAGTGCTGTTAATAATCCCACTCGCGTTTTGATTCCAGTAGGTGGAGGCGGACTAGAGCTAAACTCTGTTGCGATGTGCGAGGTGATTACCAACGTTGAGAAACGCTATTTAGAACGTGGTCCCTATGGGGAAATTAGGCCTGAATCTTTAGAGCGAATTCAACGAGCGATTCAGGTAGCGATCGGGGTGTTTTAACAATTAAACCAACAATTAACACTATGGCTTAAGAACTTCCGCTCTTTCAATAACAAACCATTCATGGTACAAAATAGCCAAAAATAAATTTTCACCTGCAACGCGATCGCATACTGCTATGATAAAAGCCCTAATTTTATCCTAGAGATTACGCTTAGTCGAAGACAATTACTAACCAGAGCATAGATTAGTTAACATAGTAGCTGTAGCCACGTCCGGAGTCTGCCATGAAACTCAAAGACGCTCGCCATCTGTCAGCCAAAGCTCAAGAAGCACTTCGCTACCGAGTGGTAAATGCAGTCGAGAGCGGTATGAGTAAATCAGAAGCAGCGCGTGTTTTCAACGTTTCGCGTACAGCAGTGCATAACTGGACAAAAGTGGTAGCTTCCAGCGGTGCGACATCGTTGAAAGCAAGAAAGCGTGGTCCTCGTGCTAGCTCACGTCTGCTCCCCCATCAAGCGGCAACAGCAGTGAGGTTAATGGAGCAAAAGTGTCCAGACGCTTTAGGATTACCATTTTACTTATGGACACGCGAAGCAGTGCAACAGTTTTTGGCTCAACGGTATGAGCTATCGGTGTCAGTGTGGACAATAGGGCGTTATCTCAAGAAATGGGGTTTTACACCACAAAAACCGCTGCGTCGGGCATACGAACAGGATCGCAAGGCAGTGCAGTACTGGTTAGAAACTGAGTATCCCCAGATTTGTCGTAAAGCCCATCAAGAAAAAGCACAAATTCACTGGGGAGACGAAATGGGAGTCCGCTCGGATTATCAAGCAGGACGTTCCTATGGACGAACTGGACAAACGCCAGTTGTGTTAGGGACAGGTAAGCGCTTTAGCTGCAATATGATTTCAACAATTACCAATCGTGGCAAGCTGTACTTCAAGTTATTCACACAACGGTTTGATGCCGCGCTCATGCTTGATTTCCTGCGGCGTTTGATTCGTCAGTGTGACCAAAAGGTGTTTCTGATTGTAGATAGTCATCCTGTGCATCGCTCTCACGTAGTTAAAAGCTGGGTTGAGCGTCATGCCGCTCGCATCCGCCTGTTTTTCTTGCCTTCTTATAGCCCTGAACTAAACCCAAATGAGCTACTCAACCATGATGTTAAAGCCAATGCTGTTGGGCGGCAACGTCCCAGAAATCAAACACAGATGATTAACAACATCCGTAGCTATTTACGTAGCACACAACGTCACCCTAACGTTGTGCAAAACTTCTTCCACGAGAAACACGTTGCTTATGCAGCTGCCTAGACTGTTCACTATTTAATGCTCTGGTTAGTATTTTTCAGTGACATACCCTGTTGGATGATACACTGTCGCTAACTAGTGAAGTATTAGGGCTGGAGTTGCAAGTTCAATCGGGAAAAATGCGTTTCTACGATCCAATGACGGGTCAAAAACTCCTAACCCATGAGGAAGAAGCAGCTGCGCGACAGCAAGCCGAGGAGCGATAGCAGCAATTAGCCGCTAAACTCAGAGAATTAAACATTGATCCAGATACTCTATAGCAGCAAGGTGAGCAAACCCTTCTGCAAACCTCTCCATTTCCTCATCTGCTATCAGCTTAAAATGTAACTATTAAGACGAGTAGAACTTTCAGAACGGCAAAGTTTAGAGGGAACTCCTATGTTTCACAAGTTACTAGTTGCCATCGACACATCTGCAATCGGCAAGTATGTCTTTGATGAAGCCCTGTCTTTAGCAAAAGCGATTAACGCTAGCATGCTGCTGTTGCACATTCTTTCGGCTGAAGAAGTGGGTAGCCCAAGTATGCCGATCCTCCCGAGTTTAGAGTACTATCCTACTGTGACGGAAAAAAACCTAGAGCTGTATCGAGAGCAAAAACAGGCATTCGAAAGGCAAGGTTTGGAGTTACTGCGATCGCGTACTCGTAAAGCAATGGCGGCTGGAGTTAGCACCGAATTTACCCAGCTTGCAGGTAGTCCAGGTAAAACCATCTGTGACTTAGCCAGTGATTGGGGTGCTGATCTAATTGTTATGGGACGTCGGGGTCGCTCTGGTCTGAGTGAGTTAATTCTGGGTAGTGTAAGTAATTATGTGCTTCACCATGCTCGCTGCTCAGTTTTGACTGTGCAGCATCCAGTTGAGCTCGTTAAAGCTACTCAAGCAAATTAACCGCCTCACCTCAAGTGCTGACTTGCAAGGTTAGACGCCTGGTATCTACACAGCCAAACCATATTCGCTGCGGGTTATCATTAATAGAAAAAATATTAAGGCAGTCGTAACAATAGTAAGCACTAAAATAATTTGAATTTTTCTACTGAGAATCCCTACAGTCAGTACTACACTGACGAAGAAGATAGTAGAGAAAATCCTGACTAAATTTCTCAGCTCCCAAGCAATCAATGGGTCTTCTACACTTCCAGACACATCGAGGTTGCTAGCTATAATTTCTGCCCACAGCTTAATAGCAGCCATAGTACCTTTTGGTAGCGCCAAGTACTTTTAATTTCTTTAGTTTAACTTTAATAGTGGTGTAAGGTATCTTCCTGTCCTTTTTTTGTTCACTAGGGTTTAGATCAATGGGGTGGACGATACCCACCCCAACTAGTTATAGAGGTCGATAGGCGCGATAGTTGATTTTGGGGAAGATGTTATCCATTTGCTCAACTTTTTCTAGCCAACCACTGTCGATTTTGCCGATTTTAATATCTTCGTAAAGCTTGTTGAACCGCATTAAGTGCGATCGCGTCCGTCTTACCGCATAAGGTACCATTGTTCCCGTCCGCATAATGAATGCCCAGTCAGAGGATTGCGCCAGCAGCAGTTCTCGCGCTGCTTGGTTGAGTGCCATCCACTCCAGTTCATCTGCTGGTTCTTGCCGCGCTAGTTCAATCATCCGCTCTGTTGCTTTGTGCAAATGGGGATAAATCCAGGCATTTGTCTCATTCAACCAATACTCGTGGAATCCCTTGAAGCCCCAACTGGACTGAGAAGGACGGCAGACTTGCTGAGTGGGATTTGACCGTAAATAATCTGCCAAGTGGGTCATCTGGTATGTGCCTTGGTCATACCAGGACTTGCGGAATAGGTAATCGATGAACCAAGGACCTTCGTACCACCAATGACCAAACAACTCAGCGTCGTAGGGTGAAACGATAATTGGTGGTCGTTGCATCATCCCATACAGATGCTCAACTTGCCGCTCTCGGTTATACATAAAATTACCGGCGTGTTCAGCTGTTTTTTCCCTTGCCCAGTAGGGATCGTAGAGTGCTTTATCTCCCAACCCTAAGCCACGACCTGTGATTTTGTGATACTTGATACCTGTGTTTTTCCGCTGCCCATTCGGCATGATGTAGGGCTTGATGTACTCGTATTCCGCTTCCCAACCCAAATCTTTGTAAAACTCCCGGTATTCGGCTGCACCGGGATAACCTACTTCAGAAGACCATACCTGCTGAGATGACTCATGATCTCGACCAAAGGCAGCGACACCAGTTTCTGTAAAAATGGGAGCATAGCTG
This window of the Chroococcidiopsis sp. CCMEE 29 genome carries:
- a CDS encoding HEAT repeat domain-containing protein produces the protein MYDEDDLNLLEDPEVELESPLDHLGSLTAESEVPKPDPNVMLALLEAPQPQQRMLAARAFCELEDERATPHLIRLLTDTCPLVRVSAAYGIGRNPSAEAVEPLITHLNRDWNGYVRKGIVWALGNCRDRRSLAPLAEALRTDISAVRLWAASALAQMSEVGYEAVLGAIPPLIEALVRDPVAAVRSNCAWSIGQLCRELPSNVVYATAIDALIQAFAEDEDLGVREDAKSALLGVGDPRALQLIETLEQEGWL
- a CDS encoding universal stress protein, which translates into the protein MFHKLLVAIDTSAIGKYVFDEALSLAKAINASMLLLHILSAEEVGSPSMPILPSLEYYPTVTEKNLELYREQKQAFERQGLELLRSRTRKAMAAGVSTEFTQLAGSPGKTICDLASDWGADLIVMGRRGRSGLSELILGSVSNYVLHHARCSVLTVQHPVELVKATQAN
- a CDS encoding GNAT family N-acetyltransferase yields the protein MSEQLLPGYYIRVGSGLERALLVKFMQRTYQEILLEQDFSHLARTVEQYFSKETPLWWVEFLGREAGELGTPTKWGLGEAGAAGAAEGKFLRQNQRLPHSSPSIVACLWVGNAVDQVQGDRHAHIFLLYVVPEHRRRGIGTALMRYLENWARARGDRQIGLQVFQSNKNALNLYNQLGYQTQSLWMVKPLYPETLME
- a CDS encoding type II toxin-antitoxin system PemK/MazF family toxin — translated: MPFSSDIQSAVNNPTRVLIPVGGGGLELNSVAMCEVITNVEKRYLERGPYGEIRPESLERIQRAIQVAIGVF
- a CDS encoding AmpG family muropeptide MFS transporter: MKATKSLLQVFQSRKMAALLLLGVSSGLPLFLTSKTLQAWMTVEGVNLAAIGLFSLVGLPYSLKFIWAPLLDRFTLPFLGRRRGWLILIQCTLLVAIALMALQRPAQALQILAVNALAIAFLSATQDIAADAYRADVLEKREMGAGAAVFVLGYRIALLLTGSLALILADRVSWPSVYLLISAVMVIGIIGTVVAPEPKERDRPPASLADAVVLPFGEFFQRLGLLQGLLILLFIVLYKLGDALVNNMSTPFLLQTGFTQTDIGAIQGGMGLIATIVGALAGGVILSKIGINRSLWVFGGLQAVSNLAYFIQAQLGRDYRFMILTINIENFCAGLGTAAFVAFLMSLCNQRFSATQYALLSSLMAVSRDILVAPAGRLVEITGWPMFFIISILAAIPGLMLLPIFAPWNPKVLAVPRPRLDDDSSQL
- a CDS encoding IS630 family transposase, with amino-acid sequence MKLKDARHLSAKAQEALRYRVVNAVESGMSKSEAARVFNVSRTAVHNWTKVVASSGATSLKARKRGPRASSRLLPHQAATAVRLMEQKCPDALGLPFYLWTREAVQQFLAQRYELSVSVWTIGRYLKKWGFTPQKPLRRAYEQDRKAVQYWLETEYPQICRKAHQEKAQIHWGDEMGVRSDYQAGRSYGRTGQTPVVLGTGKRFSCNMISTITNRGKLYFKLFTQRFDAALMLDFLRRLIRQCDQKVFLIVDSHPVHRSHVVKSWVERHAARIRLFFLPSYSPELNPNELLNHDVKANAVGRQRPRNQTQMINNIRSYLRSTQRHPNVVQNFFHEKHVAYAAA
- a CDS encoding glycoside hydrolase family 57 protein — its product is MAIGYVALVLHAHLPFVRHPESDYVLEEEWLYEAITETYIPLLRVFEGLKQDGVDFKITMSMTPPLVSMLRDPLLQERYDDHLAKLEELAELEVEHNVHNGHIRYLAEHYAHEFNSARELWERYNGDLVTAFKQFQDSNNLEIITCGATHGYLPLMKMYPQAVWAQIQVACEHYEQTFGRPPKGIWLPECAYYEGLERMLADAGLRYFLTDGHGILYARPRPRFGSYAPIFTETGVAAFGRDHESSQQVWSSEVGYPGAAEYREFYKDLGWEAEYEYIKPYIMPNGQRKNTGIKYHKITGRGLGLGDKALYDPYWAREKTAEHAGNFMYNRERQVEHLYGMMQRPPIIVSPYDAELFGHWWYEGPWFIDYLFRKSWYDQGTYQMTHLADYLRSNPTQQVCRPSQSSWGFKGFHEYWLNETNAWIYPHLHKATERMIELARQEPADELEWMALNQAARELLLAQSSDWAFIMRTGTMVPYAVRRTRSHLMRFNKLYEDIKIGKIDSGWLEKVEQMDNIFPKINYRAYRPL